A genomic segment from uncultured Erythrobacter sp. encodes:
- a CDS encoding tetratricopeptide repeat protein has product MTFRRDTAAGLTALVLALAGCSEESGTGMSAGDEARKPALVQLLGDADRAMAADQLADAGRKLDEARRLDPDDPALWVAIARLRFRGGEHLTAIEAADRALELGPNHPPALLMRAVLVRDAHGFAAAVPWFKAALAADPYYRDGWAEYAATLGDAGEAGAMLEAVRKLAEVAPGDARVPYLQAVLAARGGEYALARSLLARSGMAARGVPAALQLDAVISLAEGNADSAAVILEGLAARQPSHAKLRELLAKAMLASGRGDELIARFGPEVGLREASPYLVMLVARAYEQRGDRVSAAPLLARAMRRASTAPVVLAVREGLPAPTAIARQAGLAGDWDTARASAQALRTRFPASADVAVLSGDVLLGAGDPKAALSVYSVATKVKRPWPLTRKAVLAYVRSGDEALADTLLARHVAGEPDNAGALIALAERFGQRGDWMRAAQLLDHAIALGAGHDPDLLGLRLRAARALNQPDEARRFAAWLAEVHPRHLAQR; this is encoded by the coding sequence ATGACCTTCAGGCGTGACACAGCCGCCGGGCTGACCGCGCTGGTTCTGGCATTGGCGGGCTGCTCGGAGGAAAGCGGGACGGGAATGTCCGCAGGTGACGAAGCGCGGAAACCTGCGCTGGTGCAGCTCCTGGGCGATGCTGACCGAGCGATGGCGGCAGATCAATTGGCGGATGCCGGACGGAAGCTGGATGAGGCGCGCAGGCTTGATCCGGATGATCCGGCGCTATGGGTCGCCATTGCGCGGCTACGCTTCCGCGGCGGAGAGCATCTGACCGCAATCGAGGCCGCCGACCGCGCGCTGGAACTTGGGCCCAATCATCCGCCCGCGCTGCTGATGCGCGCAGTGTTGGTCCGCGACGCGCATGGCTTTGCCGCCGCTGTGCCTTGGTTCAAGGCGGCGCTGGCCGCTGATCCCTATTACCGCGACGGATGGGCCGAATATGCCGCAACCCTCGGCGATGCCGGCGAGGCTGGAGCGATGCTTGAGGCGGTGCGCAAGCTCGCCGAAGTCGCTCCCGGCGATGCACGGGTGCCCTATCTGCAAGCGGTGCTGGCGGCACGGGGCGGGGAATATGCGCTCGCTCGGAGTCTGCTGGCGCGCAGTGGCATGGCAGCGCGCGGCGTTCCTGCCGCCTTGCAGCTTGATGCGGTGATCAGCCTCGCGGAAGGCAATGCCGATAGCGCTGCGGTCATCCTAGAAGGGCTCGCCGCGCGCCAGCCATCCCATGCCAAGCTGCGCGAACTGCTCGCCAAGGCCATGCTCGCATCGGGGCGAGGGGACGAATTGATCGCCCGCTTCGGGCCGGAAGTCGGATTGCGAGAGGCTTCGCCCTACCTGGTGATGCTGGTCGCGCGGGCCTATGAACAGCGCGGTGACAGGGTGAGCGCTGCCCCCTTGCTGGCGCGGGCGATGCGCCGAGCCAGCACGGCGCCTGTGGTGCTGGCGGTGCGCGAAGGCTTGCCAGCGCCGACGGCGATAGCGCGTCAGGCCGGGTTGGCGGGCGATTGGGACACAGCTAGGGCGAGCGCGCAGGCGCTCAGGACACGCTTCCCGGCGTCGGCGGACGTTGCAGTGCTGAGCGGCGATGTTTTGCTCGGGGCTGGCGATCCAAAGGCGGCGCTTTCAGTTTATTCTGTGGCCACTAAAGTGAAACGTCCCTGGCCGCTGACGCGCAAGGCGGTCCTTGCGTATGTGCGTTCGGGCGACGAGGCTTTGGCCGACACGCTCCTGGCGCGCCATGTGGCGGGCGAGCCTGACAATGCGGGCGCGCTGATTGCTTTGGCCGAACGCTTTGGCCAGCGCGGCGATTGGATGCGGGCGGCGCAGTTGCTCGATCATGCCATCGCACTTGGGGCCGGGCATGATCCGGACCTGCTCGGCCTGAGACTGCGCGCGGCGCGGGCGCTCAACCAGCCAGATGAGGCACGCCGCTTTGCCGCATGGCTCGCAGAGGTCCATCCGCGCCACCTCGCGCAGCGCTAG
- the prsR gene encoding PEP-CTERM-box response regulator transcription factor, which yields MPDKKPVLLVIEDDPGLQAQLKWAYDDFEVVIAGDRDSALAALRSETPGVVTLDLGLPPDPDGTTEGFAVLDAIMALKPDTKVIVASGHGARESALAAIARGAYDFYQKPIDIDALGLIVRRAFNLRAIEEENRRLVATSSADKTVLGRLITGAPEMVKVARTIERVAKTSVSVMLLGASGTGKELLAKGLHDTSDRANGPFIAINCAAIPENLLESELFGHEKGAFTGAVKTTEGKIESANGGTLFLDEVGDIPLPLQVKLLRFLQERTIERVGGRKAIAVNTRIVCATHQDLEGMITAGSFREDLFYRLAEIVIRIPSLAERHGDPVLLAKVFLKRFAAEMNPSVTGFAADALAAIDAHEWPGNVRELENRVKRAVIMADGKLVNADDLDLGAGEDEDADVLNLKAAREAADRRVIRHALSRSEGNISSTAKLLGISRPTLYDLLKQYDLQA from the coding sequence ATGCCTGACAAGAAACCCGTGCTGCTGGTGATCGAGGACGATCCGGGCCTTCAGGCGCAGCTCAAATGGGCCTATGATGATTTCGAGGTCGTGATCGCAGGTGACCGCGACAGCGCGCTCGCCGCGTTGCGGTCCGAAACGCCTGGGGTAGTAACTCTCGATCTCGGCCTGCCGCCCGATCCCGATGGTACGACCGAAGGCTTTGCCGTCCTCGATGCGATCATGGCACTGAAGCCCGACACCAAGGTGATCGTCGCCAGCGGCCACGGGGCCCGCGAAAGCGCTTTGGCGGCGATTGCGCGGGGGGCTTACGATTTCTACCAGAAGCCGATCGACATCGACGCCTTGGGGCTGATCGTGCGGCGTGCGTTCAATCTGCGCGCCATCGAGGAGGAAAACCGCCGCCTTGTCGCCACCAGCAGTGCTGACAAGACCGTACTCGGCCGCCTGATCACCGGCGCGCCGGAGATGGTCAAAGTTGCGCGCACGATCGAACGCGTTGCCAAGACGAGTGTTTCGGTGATGCTGCTGGGTGCGAGCGGGACCGGCAAGGAACTGCTCGCCAAGGGGCTCCACGACACCAGTGACCGCGCGAACGGGCCGTTCATTGCCATCAACTGCGCCGCGATTCCAGAAAACTTGCTCGAAAGTGAGCTCTTCGGCCACGAAAAGGGTGCGTTCACCGGCGCAGTCAAGACCACTGAGGGCAAGATCGAAAGCGCCAATGGCGGCACCCTGTTCCTCGATGAGGTGGGTGACATTCCGCTGCCGCTTCAGGTCAAGCTGCTGCGCTTCCTGCAAGAACGCACCATCGAGCGGGTCGGCGGGCGCAAGGCGATTGCGGTCAACACGCGGATCGTGTGCGCCACGCACCAGGATCTCGAAGGCATGATCACCGCAGGCAGCTTCCGCGAGGATCTGTTCTACCGTCTCGCCGAAATCGTGATCCGCATCCCCAGTCTGGCCGAGCGGCACGGCGATCCGGTGCTGCTCGCCAAGGTGTTCTTGAAGCGCTTTGCGGCCGAGATGAACCCTTCGGTCACCGGCTTTGCTGCCGATGCGCTGGCGGCGATTGATGCGCATGAATGGCCGGGCAATGTCCGCGAACTCGAAAACCGGGTTAAGCGCGCGGTGATTATGGCCGATGGCAAGCTGGTAAACGCTGACGACCTCGATCTGGGCGCTGGCGAGGATGAGGACGCCGATGTCCTCAACCTCAAGGCTGCGCGAGAGGCGGCGGACCGCCGGGTGATCCGCCATGCGCTGTCGCGCAGCGAGGGCAATATCTCCAGCACTGCCAAGCTGCTCGGGATCAGTCGCCCGACGCTGTATGACCTGCTCAAGCAATATGACCTTCAGGCGTGA